A single Prevotella sp. E15-22 DNA region contains:
- a CDS encoding ATP-dependent helicase: protein MIDLLSQLNESQRSAVEYCDGASLVIAGAGSGKTRVLTYKIAYLLQVKGLKPWNILALTFTNKAAREMKERIAKLVGHEQARYLNMGTFHSVFSRILRAEAEKMGFSSNFTIYDQTDARSLVKSIIKEMGLDDKDYKPSAVSDQISMAKNHLILPNAFVNCSLYDNKKPKVVDIYVRYSERCRQANAMDFDDLLVNTWLLFNNHEEVRRKYVERFAFVLVDEYQDTNFAQQKIVLQLTLEPQRVCVVGDDAQSIYSFRGANIDNILNFKDSYDNAKLFKLEQNYRSTQLIVQAANSLIRKNERQIPKDVFSKNEHGEKLTLKPAYSDKEEAIIVCKDIQRIRRQEHAEYSDFAILYRTNAQSRSFEEQMRKDGIPYRIYGGLSFYQRKEIKDVIAYFRLVSNPNDEEALKRIINYPARGIGDTTLNKIVATATTYGVSLWTVIQQPVLFHLEISAGTAKKVEAFRQLVEGWGNRKDVEDAYQLGHAIIQESGVSKDIYSSRNPEDLSRQENLEEFLGGMQDFVESRREEGMEDQVALSDFLQEVALLTDLDSDTDENQSKVSLMTIHSAKGLEFPTVFVVGLEENILPSPMCINSMRELEEERRLLYVAITRAEKHCILTCAQNRFRFGHIEFNSPSRFIRDFDSALLRVEGNLEGGFRSHDDARKPWQRPSEGPEWMQNPRPVATQFKADPKPRQIPIRKPEPAVNPFSASFERQLNKASNGRFKPVLRIAPTASTSSQAVSLTEGVTIEHQRFGIGKVIKIEGAGDNEKATVEFRNAGTKQLLLKFAKFRVV from the coding sequence CTGCAAGTAAAAGGGTTGAAGCCTTGGAATATTCTAGCTCTTACGTTTACAAATAAGGCTGCGCGTGAGATGAAGGAACGTATTGCGAAGCTTGTTGGTCACGAACAAGCGCGTTATCTAAATATGGGTACATTTCATAGTGTGTTCTCGCGAATTCTGAGAGCTGAGGCCGAAAAAATGGGCTTTTCATCGAACTTCACTATCTATGATCAGACTGATGCGCGTTCGTTGGTTAAAAGTATTATCAAGGAGATGGGGCTCGATGATAAAGACTATAAACCTTCTGCGGTGAGCGATCAAATTTCAATGGCCAAAAACCATTTGATTTTGCCTAATGCTTTTGTGAACTGTTCGCTCTACGACAACAAGAAGCCCAAGGTGGTCGATATTTATGTGAGATATTCAGAGCGTTGTCGGCAGGCAAATGCTATGGACTTTGATGATTTACTGGTAAATACATGGTTACTGTTTAATAACCATGAAGAAGTGCGACGGAAATATGTTGAGCGTTTTGCCTTTGTGTTGGTTGACGAGTATCAGGATACGAATTTCGCTCAGCAGAAAATCGTGCTACAACTAACTCTGGAGCCCCAACGTGTGTGCGTAGTAGGTGATGATGCCCAAAGTATTTATAGTTTCCGTGGTGCAAATATTGATAATATCCTGAATTTTAAGGATTCATATGATAATGCTAAACTGTTTAAACTAGAACAGAATTACCGTTCCACCCAGTTAATTGTTCAGGCTGCTAATAGTCTGATTCGTAAGAATGAGCGTCAGATTCCTAAAGATGTGTTCAGTAAGAATGAACATGGCGAGAAATTGACACTTAAACCTGCATATAGTGATAAAGAAGAGGCAATTATCGTTTGTAAGGATATTCAACGTATCCGTCGTCAAGAACATGCAGAATATAGCGACTTTGCTATTCTATATCGTACAAATGCACAAAGTCGTTCGTTTGAGGAACAGATGCGAAAGGATGGAATTCCTTATCGAATATACGGTGGATTGAGCTTTTATCAACGAAAAGAGATAAAGGATGTGATTGCATACTTCCGTTTGGTTTCAAATCCAAATGATGAAGAGGCTTTGAAGCGTATTATAAATTATCCTGCGCGTGGTATTGGTGATACAACTTTGAATAAGATTGTTGCAACAGCCACGACCTATGGCGTTTCGCTGTGGACAGTTATTCAACAACCTGTGCTCTTTCATCTAGAAATAAGTGCAGGAACAGCCAAAAAAGTAGAAGCATTCCGACAACTTGTTGAAGGGTGGGGTAATCGGAAGGATGTTGAGGATGCTTATCAGTTGGGTCATGCTATTATTCAGGAGAGTGGTGTGTCTAAAGATATTTATTCCAGTAGGAATCCTGAAGACCTTTCTAGACAGGAGAATCTTGAGGAATTCCTCGGTGGAATGCAAGATTTTGTTGAGAGTCGCCGTGAGGAAGGCATGGAAGATCAGGTGGCCTTAAGTGATTTCCTGCAAGAGGTTGCTCTGTTGACCGATTTGGATAGTGATACTGACGAGAATCAGTCAAAAGTGTCACTTATGACCATTCACTCGGCAAAGGGATTGGAGTTCCCTACGGTATTTGTTGTTGGCCTTGAGGAAAACATCTTACCTTCTCCCATGTGCATTAATTCGATGCGTGAATTAGAAGAAGAAAGACGATTGCTCTATGTGGCCATTACCCGTGCAGAGAAACATTGTATTCTGACGTGTGCTCAGAATCGTTTTCGCTTTGGACATATAGAGTTTAATTCTCCCTCACGTTTTATTCGTGATTTTGATTCTGCGTTACTTCGAGTAGAGGGAAATCTGGAAGGAGGGTTTCGTAGCCATGACGATGCTAGAAAGCCTTGGCAGAGACCTTCGGAGGGGCCAGAATGGATGCAAAATCCAAGACCTGTGGCCACGCAGTTCAAGGCTGATCCGAAGCCGCGTCAAATACCTATACGTAAGCCTGAACCAGCGGTCAATCCTTTTAGCGCTTCATTCGAACGTCAGTTGAACAAGGCAAGTAATGGGCGATTTAAGCCTGTGTTAAGGATAGCTCCAACGGCGTCTACTTCTAGTCAGGCTGTTTCTTTGACTGAAGGCGTAACTATCGAACATCAGCGTTTTGGTATCGGAAAGGTGATTAAGATCGAAGGGGCTGGTGACAATGAAAAGGCTACGGTGGAGTTCCGTAATGCGGGAACCAAGCAGTTGCTTTTGAAATTTGCAAAATTTCGTGTCGTTTAA
- the ftsY gene encoding signal recognition particle-docking protein FtsY: MGLFDFFSKKKKEETLDKGLEKTKTSVFDKLARAVAGKSKVDDDVLDNLEEVLITSDVGVDTTLKIIERIEERVARDKYVSTSELNAILRDEIAALLAENNSDDNDNWDLPKDHKPYVILVVGVNGVGKTTTIGKLAWQFKQAGKKVYLGAADTFRAAAVEQLCIWGERVGVPVIKQQMGSDPASVAFDTLQSAKANDADVVIIDTAGRLHNKVGLMNELKKIKDVMKKVLPEAPDEVMLVLDGSTGQNAFEQAKQFAAVTQITSLAITKLDGTAKGGVVIGISDQLKVPVKYIGLGEGMEDLQLFNKKDFVDSLFKG, from the coding sequence ATGGGATTATTTGATTTTTTTAGTAAGAAGAAAAAAGAAGAAACATTAGACAAAGGTCTGGAAAAGACTAAAACGTCTGTGTTTGACAAGCTTGCTCGTGCCGTTGCTGGAAAGTCTAAAGTTGATGATGATGTGCTAGACAACCTTGAGGAAGTGTTGATTACGAGTGATGTGGGTGTGGATACCACATTGAAGATTATTGAGCGAATAGAAGAGCGTGTCGCTCGCGATAAATACGTATCAACGAGCGAGTTGAATGCTATTCTTCGCGATGAAATCGCTGCGTTGTTGGCAGAGAATAATTCTGATGATAACGATAATTGGGACTTGCCCAAGGATCATAAGCCATATGTCATCTTAGTGGTTGGTGTGAATGGCGTAGGTAAAACCACCACAATAGGAAAGTTAGCTTGGCAGTTTAAGCAGGCAGGCAAGAAAGTTTATCTTGGTGCTGCCGATACATTCCGTGCTGCAGCTGTAGAGCAGTTGTGCATTTGGGGCGAGCGAGTAGGCGTGCCTGTCATAAAACAGCAGATGGGGTCTGATCCAGCATCCGTGGCTTTTGATACTTTACAGAGTGCTAAGGCTAATGATGCAGACGTGGTGATAATCGATACTGCAGGTCGCTTGCATAATAAAGTTGGCTTGATGAACGAATTGAAGAAGATTAAGGATGTGATGAAAAAGGTGCTGCCCGAGGCTCCTGATGAGGTGATGTTGGTCCTGGATGGTTCCACTGGACAGAACGCTTTTGAACAGGCTAAACAGTTTGCTGCCGTGACGCAGATTACTTCACTGGCAATCACCAAACTAGATGGTACGGCCAAGGGTGGTGTTGTCATTGGTATCAGCGATCAGTTGAAGGTGCCTGTTAAGTACATCGGACTGGGCGAGGGTATGGAAGATTTGCAGCTTTTTAATAAGAAAGATTTTGTGGATTCTTTGTTTAAAGGCTGA
- the rimO gene encoding 30S ribosomal protein S12 methylthiotransferase RimO, whose protein sequence is MMKTIDFISLGCSKNLVDSENLMGMFEAKNFHVTHDSDNPKGEVVVVNTCGFIADAKEESINTILEQVARKNEGKVQKIFVMGCLSERYLADLEAEIPEVDGWYGKFNYRQLLEDLLKSEDCPADDSEMGKCNVIHRKLTTPSHYAYIKISEGCDRHCAYCAIPLITGRHQSRPMEDILDEVRWLVSQGTKEFQVIAQELTYYGVDIYGEQRIAELIERMADIDGVEWIRLHYAYPNHFPWGLLRVMREKKNVCRYMDIALQHISDHMLTRMRRNTSKKETMELIERMRREVPGIHLRTTLMVGFPGETDEDFQELVDFVKWARFERMGAFSYSEEDGTYSAEHYEDDVPEEVKEQRLSRLMRVQQNISAEIEAEKVGQTLPVIIDRIEGDYYIGRTEFCSPEVDPEVLISIHDETLEIGKFYQVRIIDSEEFDLYGIVEK, encoded by the coding sequence ATGATGAAGACTATTGACTTTATTTCACTCGGATGCTCTAAGAATCTGGTGGACAGCGAGAACCTGATGGGTATGTTTGAAGCGAAGAACTTCCACGTGACCCACGATAGCGATAATCCTAAAGGAGAAGTTGTCGTTGTTAATACTTGTGGTTTTATCGCCGATGCCAAGGAGGAAAGCATTAATACAATTTTAGAACAAGTTGCTCGCAAAAACGAGGGTAAGGTGCAGAAGATATTCGTTATGGGGTGTCTCTCGGAGCGTTATCTTGCGGATCTTGAAGCTGAGATACCTGAGGTGGACGGATGGTATGGCAAGTTTAACTATCGTCAGTTGTTGGAGGATTTGTTAAAGTCTGAAGATTGTCCTGCAGATGATTCCGAGATGGGAAAATGTAACGTGATACATCGGAAACTCACCACGCCCTCTCACTATGCCTATATCAAAATAAGCGAAGGTTGTGACAGACATTGCGCTTACTGTGCCATCCCGCTGATTACGGGCAGGCACCAAAGTAGACCTATGGAGGATATCTTGGACGAGGTGCGCTGGCTGGTGAGTCAAGGCACAAAAGAGTTCCAGGTTATTGCGCAGGAGTTGACGTACTATGGAGTGGATATCTATGGTGAGCAGCGCATTGCCGAACTTATTGAGCGTATGGCTGATATCGATGGCGTAGAGTGGATCAGACTTCATTATGCCTATCCCAATCATTTTCCATGGGGCTTACTGCGTGTGATGCGTGAAAAAAAGAATGTTTGTCGCTATATGGATATTGCTTTACAGCATATTAGCGACCACATGCTAACAAGGATGCGCCGTAATACATCGAAGAAAGAAACGATGGAACTTATTGAACGTATGCGTCGAGAAGTGCCTGGCATCCACTTGAGAACTACGTTAATGGTTGGCTTCCCTGGTGAAACAGATGAAGATTTCCAAGAATTGGTAGATTTTGTGAAATGGGCTCGATTTGAACGAATGGGTGCTTTCTCCTATTCTGAGGAAGATGGAACATATTCTGCAGAACATTATGAAGACGATGTTCCCGAGGAAGTTAAGGAACAGCGATTAAGCAGGCTGATGCGTGTGCAGCAGAATATTAGTGCTGAGATAGAGGCAGAAAAAGTTGGCCAGACACTTCCCGTAATTATTGATAGAATTGAAGGGGATTATTATATTGGCCGTACAGAGTTTTGTTCACCAGAGGTTGACCCAGAAGTACTCATATCCATTCATGATGAGACATTGGAAATTGGTAAATTCTATCAAGTGAGAATTATTGACTCAGAGGAATTTGATCTTTATGGAATTGTGGAAAAATAA
- a CDS encoding HU family DNA-binding protein, with protein sequence MNNKEFVTLLAGRTGMKVSEAQKTMESIISIMGDCFQEGDTVQMANFGTFEVKKKLERIMVSPTTGQRMLVPPKLALTFKPNPTWKDMIKKGGTE encoded by the coding sequence ATGAATAATAAAGAGTTTGTTACATTATTGGCAGGACGCACAGGAATGAAGGTTTCTGAGGCTCAAAAGACCATGGAATCAATTATTTCCATCATGGGCGATTGCTTTCAAGAGGGAGATACTGTACAGATGGCTAATTTTGGTACGTTTGAAGTTAAAAAGAAGTTGGAACGAATCATGGTTAGTCCAACGACTGGTCAGCGTATGCTTGTTCCTCCCAAGTTGGCTTTGACATTCAAGCCCAATCCCACTTGGAAAGATATGATTAAGAAGGGAGGAACTGAGTGA
- a CDS encoding HU family DNA-binding protein: MGKIFMSDLADRLAEQAGMSKRDAQQFLSAVVETIQEGVNNDKIVKIKGLGTFKVIDVEARESVNVNTGERVTIDSHQKLTFTPDSAMKDLVNKPFSQFETVVLNDGVDFDDVNTESVEELKDTEKPEETEILEVSEISSVPEKSEAPESSEKSESSVIPVVSEVSEASVVTEISDAPASPEVSDEPEASEVPEVSSVSETPEISEAPELTETTEYKQSYWWLWLLIAIVACVCSFAGGYILGRHMDRNSIYDDEESKSDTTLAVVVNCQDTLTISAQKNDTLKAEEQEMSKQKIDSVKSDVLTKKTDEETPEWKKYEDMDSRVRTGAYRIVGTDRVVKVKSGETLKRIANRILGEGMECYVEVYNNISSGQTLKEGQEIMIPKLELKKKRKKE; the protein is encoded by the coding sequence ATGGGAAAGATATTTATGAGTGACTTGGCCGACCGTCTTGCGGAGCAGGCTGGAATGAGCAAGCGTGATGCTCAGCAGTTTCTGTCCGCAGTTGTTGAAACTATTCAAGAAGGCGTTAATAACGATAAAATCGTAAAAATTAAGGGACTTGGTACCTTTAAAGTTATTGATGTTGAGGCACGCGAGAGTGTTAATGTAAACACCGGAGAACGTGTGACCATTGATTCTCATCAGAAGTTAACGTTTACCCCCGATAGTGCCATGAAGGATTTGGTTAACAAACCTTTCTCTCAGTTTGAGACTGTAGTATTGAACGATGGGGTAGATTTTGATGATGTGAATACGGAGTCTGTAGAGGAACTGAAAGATACAGAGAAACCTGAAGAAACAGAAATCCTTGAGGTATCTGAGATATCATCTGTACCGGAAAAATCTGAAGCACCTGAATCATCTGAGAAATCTGAATCATCCGTAATTCCTGTTGTTTCAGAAGTATCAGAAGCATCTGTTGTCACCGAGATATCTGACGCGCCAGCATCCCCAGAAGTTTCTGACGAACCTGAAGCATCCGAAGTTCCCGAGGTGTCTTCCGTATCGGAAACACCAGAGATTTCGGAAGCCCCAGAGCTCACTGAGACCACAGAGTATAAGCAATCATATTGGTGGTTGTGGCTATTAATAGCTATTGTTGCTTGTGTATGTAGTTTTGCTGGAGGCTACATTTTAGGTCGCCATATGGACCGTAATAGCATCTATGATGATGAAGAATCGAAGTCGGATACCACACTTGCAGTCGTCGTCAATTGCCAAGACACTCTGACTATCAGTGCCCAAAAGAACGATACGTTGAAGGCTGAAGAGCAGGAGATGTCCAAACAAAAGATTGATAGCGTGAAATCTGACGTATTGACCAAGAAAACTGACGAAGAGACTCCCGAATGGAAGAAATATGAAGATATGGATTCACGTGTGCGTACGGGTGCTTATCGTATTGTAGGAACCGACCGTGTTGTTAAGGTGAAGAGTGGCGAGACACTAAAACGTATTGCTAATCGCATCTTGGGCGAAGGTATGGAATGCTATGTTGAAGTATATAATAACATTTCATCCGGTCAGACACTAAAGGAAGGTCAGGAGATAATGATTCCTAAGTTGGAATTAAAGAAGAAACGTAAAAAAGAATAA
- a CDS encoding MoxR family ATPase: MAENIDIRELNMRIEQQSAFVTNLVTGMDRVIVGQKHLVDCLLIGLLSDGNILLEGVPGLAKTLAIKTLSQLIDANYSRIQFTPDLLPADVTGTMIYSQKDEKFLVKKGPVFANFVLADEINRAPAKVQSALLEAMQEKQVTIGSETFSLPNPFLVMATQNPIEQEGTYPLPEAQVDRFMLKVVIDYPTLEEEKKIIRENIAGGLPEVRPVTTSDEILKAREVVREVYIDEKIEQYIADIVFATRYPDRYGLKDMKDMISFGGSPRASINLAKASRAYAFIKRRGYVVPEDVRAVAHDVLRHRIGLTYEAEASNITSEEIVSKIINKVEVP; this comes from the coding sequence ATGGCAGAGAATATTGATATCCGCGAGTTGAACATGCGGATTGAACAGCAAAGTGCTTTCGTTACGAACCTCGTAACGGGTATGGATAGAGTAATTGTAGGACAGAAACATCTGGTAGACTGCCTACTTATCGGTTTGTTGAGCGATGGTAATATTCTGTTGGAAGGCGTTCCTGGACTGGCAAAGACATTAGCCATCAAGACCCTTTCTCAGTTAATCGACGCTAACTATAGTCGTATTCAGTTTACCCCAGACCTTCTGCCTGCCGACGTGACAGGTACGATGATATATTCACAAAAGGATGAGAAGTTCTTAGTGAAGAAGGGTCCTGTGTTTGCAAACTTCGTGTTGGCCGATGAGATTAACCGTGCTCCGGCAAAGGTGCAGAGTGCCTTGCTCGAAGCTATGCAGGAGAAACAAGTTACCATAGGAAGCGAGACTTTCAGCCTTCCCAATCCTTTCTTAGTAATGGCCACCCAGAACCCCATTGAGCAGGAAGGCACCTATCCTCTCCCAGAGGCTCAGGTAGACCGTTTCATGTTGAAGGTTGTTATTGATTATCCTACACTTGAAGAGGAGAAGAAGATTATCCGCGAAAACATTGCCGGTGGCCTGCCTGAGGTAAGACCCGTGACCACATCAGATGAGATTCTGAAGGCACGTGAGGTTGTTCGCGAAGTATATATTGACGAAAAGATTGAGCAGTATATTGCAGATATTGTATTTGCCACCCGTTATCCTGATCGCTATGGTTTGAAAGATATGAAGGATATGATTTCCTTTGGTGGCTCTCCTCGTGCCTCAATTAATCTTGCCAAGGCATCGCGTGCCTATGCATTCATCAAACGTCGTGGCTATGTTGTTCCCGAAGATGTGCGTGCTGTGGCTCACGACGTGTTGCGTCATCGTATTGGTCTGACCTACGAGGCCGAGGCATCAAACATCACCAGCGAAGAGATTGTTTCAAAGATTATCAATAAGGTCGAAGTACCCTGA
- a CDS encoding DUF58 domain-containing protein translates to METSEIIKKVRKIEIKTRGLSSNIFAGQYHSAFKGRGMAFSEVREYQYGDDVRDIDWNVTARFNKPYVKVFEEERELTVMLLIDVSGSLDFGTQKQFKRDMVTEIAATLAFSAIQNNDKIGVIFFSDKIEKYIPPKKGRKHILYIIREMLDFHADSRRTDVAQAIEFLTGVSKRRCTAFLLSDFFVRQDFLQQLTIANRKHDVVAIQVYDKRACELPDVGLMKVVDSETGYEQYVDTSSKKLRESYKRYWMKRQTELKETFAKSNVDSVSIATDEDYVKSLMGLFKQRG, encoded by the coding sequence ATGGAAACATCTGAAATTATTAAGAAAGTCAGGAAGATTGAGATTAAGACGCGCGGTCTTAGTTCCAATATCTTTGCAGGTCAATATCATTCGGCCTTCAAGGGACGTGGTATGGCCTTCTCAGAGGTACGTGAATATCAGTATGGAGACGACGTACGTGATATAGACTGGAACGTGACAGCCCGTTTTAACAAACCCTATGTCAAGGTATTCGAAGAAGAGCGTGAACTCACCGTTATGCTGCTTATTGACGTCAGCGGTTCATTGGACTTTGGCACTCAGAAGCAGTTCAAACGCGATATGGTGACCGAGATAGCTGCTACACTTGCTTTCTCGGCCATACAGAACAACGATAAAATAGGTGTTATTTTCTTCTCTGACAAGATTGAGAAGTACATCCCACCCAAGAAGGGACGCAAACATATTCTATATATCATTCGCGAGATGTTGGACTTTCATGCCGACAGCCGTCGTACCGATGTGGCTCAGGCAATAGAGTTTCTAACTGGTGTCAGCAAGCGTCGTTGCACAGCTTTTTTGTTGAGCGACTTCTTTGTGCGTCAGGATTTCCTCCAGCAACTCACCATAGCCAATCGCAAGCACGATGTTGTTGCCATCCAGGTGTACGACAAACGTGCATGTGAGTTGCCTGATGTCGGACTGATGAAGGTTGTCGACAGCGAAACCGGCTATGAACAGTATGTAGATACGAGCAGCAAAAAGTTGCGCGAGTCATATAAACGTTATTGGATGAAGCGTCAGACCGAGCTCAAAGAGACGTTTGCCAAGAGTAATGTAGATAGCGTAAGTATTGCTACCGACGAAGATTATGTGAAGTCGTTGATGGGTTTGTTTAAACAACGTGGATAA
- a CDS encoding BatD family protein — MKRLFITYLLACGALISSAQVKVESSISSIEMLVGQQVQLTVSATADENAVVEFPQTAIFPQGIEFLGAIDMPNLSLDDGQVTRQRGYVLTSFDDTLYYLPPLEVRVDGKTYQTKKLALKVLTVDVDTTNYEQYYGPKNVQDNPFDWELDDWARPFWLSVVLLVLMALTYYLYIRLRDNKPVIAHIRVVKRLLPHQKAMKAIEEIKAEKMVTAEDPKMYYTRLTDALRKYIEERYGFSAMEMTSSEIIDRLMNTDDPQTLSELRQLFLTADLVKFAKYSTLINENDANLVSAIDFINKTKVDTPVSEQELMPQLTAEEQRTKNSRIALKTAIAVAAVVSVLLFGYIAYCVYDII, encoded by the coding sequence ATGAAGAGACTATTCATTACATATCTTCTGGCCTGCGGAGCCTTGATTAGTTCGGCTCAAGTCAAGGTAGAGTCGAGCATCAGTTCCATAGAGATGCTCGTAGGTCAGCAGGTTCAGCTCACCGTATCGGCCACCGCCGATGAAAACGCCGTTGTTGAGTTTCCGCAGACGGCCATCTTTCCTCAAGGCATAGAGTTTCTCGGTGCCATCGATATGCCCAACCTCTCGTTGGATGATGGACAAGTAACCCGTCAGCGTGGCTATGTTCTTACCTCTTTCGACGACACTCTCTATTATCTTCCTCCGCTAGAGGTAAGAGTAGATGGCAAGACTTATCAGACAAAGAAACTTGCCCTGAAGGTGCTCACCGTCGATGTGGATACCACCAACTACGAGCAGTACTATGGTCCCAAGAACGTGCAGGATAATCCTTTCGACTGGGAACTTGACGACTGGGCTCGTCCGTTTTGGTTGAGTGTGGTTCTGTTGGTTCTGATGGCGTTGACCTATTACCTTTATATTCGTCTTCGCGACAACAAGCCCGTTATTGCCCATATTCGTGTGGTGAAGCGGTTGTTGCCCCATCAGAAAGCCATGAAAGCCATAGAGGAGATTAAGGCTGAGAAAATGGTGACAGCAGAAGATCCTAAGATGTATTACACCCGCTTGACCGACGCTCTTCGCAAATATATTGAAGAGCGCTATGGCTTCAGCGCAATGGAGATGACCAGTAGCGAGATTATTGATCGTCTGATGAATACTGACGATCCGCAGACCCTAAGTGAGTTGCGTCAGTTATTCCTCACCGCCGATCTTGTGAAGTTTGCCAAGTATTCTACGCTTATTAATGAAAACGATGCCAACTTGGTTAGTGCCATCGACTTTATCAATAAGACCAAAGTCGACACTCCAGTCAGCGAACAGGAACTCATGCCCCAGCTCACGGCCGAGGAACAGCGCACCAAGAATAGTCGCATAGCTCTGAAGACCGCAATCGCTGTGGCTGCTGTGGTTAGTGTATTGCTGTTTGGTTATATAGCATATTGTGTGTACGACATAATATAA
- a CDS encoding VWA domain-containing protein, with product MEFANREYLFLLLLILPYIIWYVLFRKKKEPTIRMADTFAFQYASRSWKVILMPIQLVLRILAFTFLVIALARPQTHDNMQNESIEGIDIMLAMDVSTSMLAEDLRDDSHHIQNRIEAAKNVAAEFISGRPNDNIGLTIFAGEAFTQCPMTIDHASLLSLLQNVRTDIAARGLIEDGTAIGMGLANAVSRLKDSKAKSKVVILLTDGSNNRGDLSPMTSAEIAKSLGIRVYTVGVGSNGTARYPLNVGGRVQYIQMPVEIDTQTLTDIAKTTNGQFYRAKNAEELRQIYHEIDKLEKSKIEVQKYSRRYEDYQRYALAAVAFLLLEILLRITIFRRIP from the coding sequence ATGGAATTTGCAAATAGAGAATATCTGTTTTTACTTCTGCTCATCCTACCTTATATAATATGGTATGTGTTGTTCAGAAAGAAAAAAGAGCCAACCATCAGGATGGCCGACACCTTTGCTTTTCAGTATGCCTCGCGCAGTTGGAAGGTTATTCTGATGCCCATTCAACTTGTGCTTCGTATCCTGGCATTCACCTTCTTGGTCATAGCCCTGGCACGTCCTCAGACGCATGACAATATGCAGAACGAGAGTATAGAGGGCATAGATATCATGTTGGCCATGGACGTTTCCACCTCAATGTTGGCTGAAGACTTGCGTGATGACTCCCACCATATTCAGAATCGTATTGAAGCCGCTAAGAACGTAGCTGCCGAATTCATATCTGGTCGTCCCAACGACAACATTGGTCTTACCATATTTGCTGGTGAGGCCTTTACTCAATGCCCCATGACCATCGACCATGCCTCACTGCTGTCGTTGCTTCAGAACGTCCGTACCGACATTGCCGCTCGTGGACTAATAGAAGATGGTACCGCCATCGGCATGGGCTTGGCCAATGCCGTCAGTCGTCTGAAGGATTCGAAAGCCAAGAGTAAAGTGGTCATTCTCCTGACCGACGGAAGTAACAATCGTGGCGACCTTTCGCCGATGACCTCTGCCGAGATTGCCAAGAGTCTGGGTATTCGAGTTTATACCGTAGGTGTTGGTAGCAACGGCACTGCTCGTTATCCGCTGAATGTAGGTGGGCGAGTGCAGTATATTCAGATGCCTGTTGAGATTGATACGCAGACTCTGACCGATATTGCCAAGACCACCAATGGTCAGTTCTATCGTGCCAAGAATGCCGAGGAATTACGTCAGATATATCATGAGATAGACAAACTTGAGAAGTCGAAGATAGAAGTCCAGAAGTACAGTCGTCGCTATGAGGACTACCAGCGTTACGCCCTTGCCGCCGTTGCGTTCCTCTTACTCGAGATACTTCTAAGAATAACGATATTTAGGAGGATACCATAA